The genomic segment CGGTGTCGTTTTTAAAAGCCGCCTCCTGGTCGGCACCGGGAAATTCGCCAATCCCGAACTGATGGCGGCGGCGATCGCGGCCAGCGGCACGGAACTGGTGACCGCGGCGCTGCGGCGCGTCGATCTGCAGAACCCCGACGATCCGACGCTGTCGCACCTGGACCTGACCCGCTACCGGCTACTGCCCAACACCTCCGGAGCGCGCGACGCGGCCGAGGCGGTGCGGCTGGCGCGGCTGGCCCGCGCGGCGACCGGCAACAACTGGATCAAATTGGAAGTGACGCCCGAGCCCAACTACCTGCTGCCCGACCCGGTGGAAACGCTCAAAGCGGCGGAAATCCTGGTGCGCGAGGGCTTCGTGGTGCTGCCCTACATGAACGCCGATCCGATTCTGGCGCGCCGCCTGGCCGACGCCGGATGCGCCACGGTGATGCCGCTCGCCGCGCCGATCGGCTCCGCGCGCGGCGTCAAAACGCGGGAACTGATCGAAATCATCATCGAACAGGCCACGGTACCCGTGGTCGTCGACGCCGGCCTGGGATTGCCCAGCCACGCCGCCGAATCCATCGAGCTGGGCGCCGACGCCGTGCTCGTCAACACGGCCATCGCCATCGCCGCCGATCCGGTGCAGATGGCGCTGGCCTTCAAGCTCGGGGTCGAGGCGGGCGAACGGGCGCGCCTCGCCGGCGCGGCGGACGCGACGCAACACGCGCGGCCGTCCAGTCCGCTGACCGGCTTTCTGCGGGACGGACCGCAATGAGTTTCGCCGCTTTCCTGGACCGGCTCGATTGGGAGCGCATCCACGCGGCGCAACGCGCGGCGACGCCGGCGCAGATCGCCGCCCTGCTCCGCAAGCCGCGCCTGGACGACGCCGATCTGCCGCTCCTGGTTTCGCCGGCCGCCGACGAACTGCTGGAAGAAGCGGCGCGGACCGCGGCGGCGGTGACCGCGCACCGGTTCGGGAAAGTCATACAGCTTTATGCCCCGCTCTACCTGTCGAACGTCTGCACCAACGATTGCGCCTATTGCGGGTTCGCCGCCAGCCACCGCATCGAGCGGCGCACGGCCACCGTCGACGAGGCGGTCGCCGAGGCCGACGTGCTCTGGCGCGAGGGTTTCCGCCACATTCTGCTGGTTTCCGGCGAGGCGCCGCGGGCTTTTTCGGCGGACGATCTGGAGCGCGCGGTCCGGCAAATCGCCCCGCGATTCGCCGGTATCGGCATCGAAGTCTTTCCGATGCCGCTCGCGGACTACCGGCGTGTGGAACAGGCCGGCGTCGACAACCTGACGCTCTATCAGGAAACCTACGACCGGGCGCTCTACGCGCGGTTGCACCGCGGTCCCAAGGCCGATTTCGACAAACGGCTGGCGGCGATCGAACTGGGCGGCGAAGCCGGCTTCCGCGGGCTGGGTATCGGCGCCCTCTTGGGTTTGCGCGACTGGCGCGACGAGTCGCTGACCGTGCTCTATCACGGCCGCTACCTGGCCAAACGGTTCTGGCAAAGCCGGGTCGCGGTCAGTTTCCCCCGGCTGCGCCCGGCGGCAGGCGCCTTCGCGCCTCTTTCGCCGGTGACGGACCGCGATCTGGCACAGATGATCGTCGCCACGCGACTGGCGCTTCCCGACGCCGAGATCGTCGTTTCCACCCGGGAGCGCGCCGAGCTGCGTGACCGGTTGATCCCGCTGGGCGTCACCCGCATGAGCGCCGGCAGCAAGACCAACGTCGGCGGCTACCAGGGCGCCCAGCCGTCGGGCGATCAATTCGCGGTCAACGACGAGCGTTCTCCCCAAGAAGTGGTGAAAGCCATCACCGCCGCCGGACGTGAAGCGGTTTGGAAGGATTTCGATCAGGCGTTTCGAAGCGGCACGACATAAACCATCACTTTAATTATACGTGTGTAAATATGGACAAAATAAACAGAATCGAAATTCTAAATCAATCCGATCTCTACCCGGTGATTTCCCGCGAATTCAACGCCGGACGTTCCAGCCTGGAAATTCTGGATTGCGTTCTGGCGGCCGGCGTGAAGATAGTCCAGCTGCGTGAAAAAAACCTGCCCATGCGAGAAAAGTATGAATTGGCGCTCGCTTTCCGCCGGAAAACCAGTGAGGCCGGCGTGCTGTTCATCGTCAACGATCAGATCGACCTGGCGCTTGCCGTGGATGCCGATGGCGTGCATCTCGGACAAAACGACTTTCCGCTCATTCCCGCCCGCCGGTTGGCACCGGAACTGATTCTCGGGCGCAGCACGCACAGCACCACCCAGGCGCTGGAAGCCGAACGCGACGGTGCGGATTATGTAAATATCGGGCCGATTTACGCCACCGGAACGAAACCGGAACATCAGGTTTTTCTCGGGCCGCAAATCATCGCCGAGATCGCGCCCCGGCTGCGCATTCCGTTTACCGTTATGGGCGGCATTAAGGAGACGAACCTGCAACCGGTGCTGGACGCCGGCGCGCGGCACATCGCCGTGGTGACCGCCGTCAGCCAGGCCGACGACGTCACCCGGGCGGCGCGGTGCCTGCGCGAGCGGATCCTGGCGGCGGGCCGGACGTGATTTGCCGTTATTTTTCAAGCGGTAAGCGGCCCTTTTCTCAAGCAATCGATCTTTTCTTGACAACCGGGCGATTCTTCCTATAATTCGTCGCGTCGCAGGGTCCCGGCCGGCATTTCACCGCTCGGGGCCTTTCGCTTTTTTAAGTGAGGCATGAACGGAGAAAATCATGCGTGATCTGCAGATATTGATGAATGACATGATCGCCCGCGGCATTCTGATCGGGCCGGGGCATTTTGTTTTAGGCGACGGCTACGGCAATCCGGACAAGCATTGCCGCCTGTTCGTCGACTGGAAGAAATTCAATCAGGCGCTCGACCTTTACGCCGAATGCGTGGAGCACCTCGCCAAATCGCTGGAACATCTGCGGCCGGAGATGATCATCACTCCGGACGACGAAAGCCTGCCCACGGCGCGGATGCTGGCCAAGGTGCTGTCGGCCAATTCCTATCAACCGCCGGTCCCCTGCCATTCGCAGGAAGAATGTTTCATTCCGGAAAAGCCGCGGACGCTGGTGCTGATCCACGACGATTTCGTGAACCGCGGCCTGCAGGTCAAAACGCTTCTGGACCGGCTCAATCGCGATCATTACCAGCCGATCGGCGTCAGCAGCCTGTTTACGCGGATCGCCGAAAAAGAACTGGAAAACCTCCCGGTCTATTGCGCCGTCGAGCGTACGCTGGTCGCCGTGCCGTCCGGCGAATGCGAAGCCTGTCGCCGGGGCGTGCCGGTCAACACCGATTACGGCAAGGGCGCCCTCTTCTTGGAGCGCCGGCAGGCGATCAACGCGCCGAAAAACGACGGACCGGCGAAGTAAAAATCCGCCCCTTTTGCATTCCCGCCGGTTCTTGATTATTCTGGCGGCTCTTTTGCACGATCCGAAGAAATCAGAGAGGTTTGCTCATGGAACTCGACCTCGAGAAAACCCTGCGCGTGATTCTTTCCGGCATCCATGAAGCGGTGCCGGAAGACGCCCTGCGCAAAAAAGTGGCCAAGGCGCTCGCCAAGGGCCGACCCTTGCGGATCAAGGTCGGCATCGATCCGACCGCGCCCGAGGTGCACATCGGCCACCTGGTGCCCTACGGCAAGATGCGGCAATTGCAGGATCTCGGCCACGTGGGCGTCGTGGTCATCGGCGATTACACCGCGCAAATCGGCGACCCGACCGGGCGCGATGCCACCCGACAGGCGCTCACCCACGAGCAGGTGCGCGTCAACGCCGAACTCTATATGAAGCAGCTCTATACGGTGCTGGACCCGGCGCGGACCGAGGTCCGTTACCAGACCGAATGGTACGGAACGTTCGACCTGGCCAAAACGTTACGGCTGCTGCAGGAAGTGACCCTGGCGCAGATGCTGCAACACGAGACGTTCCGCGTCCGCTACGAGCAGAACAAGCCGCTGGGGCTGCACGAATTGTGCTACCCGGTGCTGCAAGGCTACGACTCCGTGGCCATCAACGCCGACATCGAGATGGGCGACCCGGCGCAGAAATTCAATATCTTGGTCGGCCGCGACCTGATGGAACGGCAAGGCATGGAACCGCAGGTCGCCCTGCTGATGCCGATCCTGCTGGGCACCGACGGCGTTGAAAAAATGTCGAAAAGCCTCGGCAATCACGTCGGCGTGCTGATGTCGCCCGAGGACCAGTTCGGCCGCACGATGTCCATTCCCGACGCCGTCATGGAAAACTGGTACGCGCTGTTCGTCGGCCAAAGCGGCGAGGAACTGGCCGCGACCAAAAAACAGATTGCCGCCGATCCGATGGGCGCGAAGAAACTACTGGCGGAGAAGGTCGTCGCGCGGTTTCACGGCCCGGCGGCGGCCGCCGCCGCGCTGGAAGACTTTCGCCGCAAGTTTTCCGAGCGGACGCTGGAATTGGAAAACATTCCGGAAGCGCGGCTGGATTCCTTTTCGCCGGCGAGCGTCACGAATATTGTGGCGACCTCGTTTCAGCTAAGCAACAGCGAGGTCCGCCGGCTGGTCAAACAGGGCGGCATTAAATTGGACGGCGACACGCTGACCGACGCGGAAGCGCCGATTGACCGGCCGGGTGTGCTGAAAGTCGGAAAAAAGAAGTGGCTGCGTCTGCTTGGTTGACAGCCTCTTCCCGAACCTGATAGCATTCGACGGACAAGAGAAGATTATCACTCAGTTTATAATCCCTCAGGGGGGTGCATCGATGATCCGTAGGGTCGTCTCCATTGTGTTGTTATGCATGGTAGTGGCGGTTGTCTCGCTGGCGATGAGCGGCTGCGCCGTCGAGGATCAGGTAAAACAGGCGGAACGCGCCCTGCTTTCGGCCAAAAGCGTGCACGCCGATTACCTCGCGCCCTACGAATACGCCAGCGCTGAATACTACCTCCAAAACGCGATCAGCGAATTGCACGAATCCGATTTCGCCGCCGCGCTGACCTTCGCGACGAAATCGAAATCCCAGGCGGGCCTGGCTGAGCAAAAAGCCCGCACGATTCACGCGGCGCCGATGCTCCCGTATTCGGCCCGCGAGGATCAGGGCGCCATCGCGCCCGTCCCGCCCCCGCCGATCACTCCCGTTCCGCCGAAATCTCCGGCCACGCCGCCGGTGAAAACTCCGTCGACGCCGCCGGCCAAAACCCCGACCACGCCGCCGGCCGTTACCCCGCCGCCTCCCCTGACGCCGCCGCCACCGCCGGCGCCGCCGAAAGTGCCGCCGAAGAAAATCACCGATGAGTATCCCTTGGGTGAACCGACGGACCTGCCACCGGAGGACAATCAGGACTCCTCGGACAGTTCCGATAGCTCCGATAGTTCCGACAGCTCGGGCGATTCAGGCCAAGGAGGGAATCAATAATGCCGCGCCGGATCATTTTACTCGTTTCGTTTGTGGCGCTGGTGGCTTTGCTGGCGGCGGGCTGCGGAACGCGCGCCCAACTGGCCACGCAAATGGAAAAATACAAGGCTGATCTGGCCGAAATCCGCGCCCAAGGCGCGCCGGTTTGTTCGCCCCGCGAATACGCCTCGGCCGAGGCGCACCTCGATTTCGCCCATCAGGAATGGAGCGAACGCGATTACATCAAATGCCAGGATCATCTGGGCATCGTAAAAGACCAAATCGATCAATCCCGGAAATGGCTCGGCAATTGCGTCGAGCAGGTTCCGCCCGACAAGGACGGCGACGGCGTGATGGACGTCGACGACAAGTGCCCCGAGGTGCCGGGCCTGAAAGAATTCGCCGGCTGCCCGGACACCGACGGCGACGGCATCCCCGATGCAGAGGATAAATGCCCGCAAGTGGCCGGCGTGAAAGAATTCGGCGGCTGCCCGGATACCGACGGCGACGGCATTCCCGACGACGTGGACAAATGCCCGAAGGAATGGGGCCTCAAGGAAAACGACGGTTGCCCGAAATTCATCGAGGTCAAGGACAACGAAATCGTCCTGAAGCAGAAGATCCACTTCGCCACGGCCAAGGCGACGATCAATCCCGACAGCTTCCCGATCCTTGACGAGATCGCCGGCGTGATGAAGGGCAACAAAACCTGGAACATTCGCGTGGAAGGCCACACCGACAACCGCGGTAGCAAGGCGCTCAATCAGAAGCTGTCGCAGGCGCGCGCCGATTCCTGCCGCGATTATCTGGTGCAGCGCGGCATCGAGGCCAATCGCCTCACGGCCGTCGGCTATGCCTTCGATCAGCCGATCGCGAGCAATAACACCGAAGTCGGCCGGGAAATGAACCGGCGTACGGAATTCAAGATCACTTCGAAATGATCTACCGCACCTTGCATTTCAAGGGCCGCTCGTTTGTCAGCGGCCCTTTTTATTTTTTCCTGCTGTGCCTGCTGTTCGCGGCGCCGGCGCCGGCCGCCGACGATCCGACATCGCCGCAGAATCTGCAAGTCGCGCTGGACAAGCTCGAGGCGCTCAAACAGGCGGTGCCGCTCGATCTGGACGCCTTGCAGGCGCAGTATCTCGTCCTCTTCGAAAACTTTCCCCGCCACCAAAAAGGCAAGGAAGGCATCTGGGAACTGTATCACCTGATGCGCCGCAACGGCCGGACTTCCCAGGCCTACGCCGCCTTGATGAAAATCCTGGCCGTCTACCAGGACAACGAAACAATGCAATATCCGCCCGACCCCGCGCAGCCGATCGCCTTGGCGGCAACGGCCCGGGTGGAAGAGGCTTTTTTGTACGCCAGCGGGATGAACAATCCCTATCAGGCCGTCGATAACCTCAACCAAGTCTTGAGCCGTTACCGCGACCAGCGGGTCGGCACGGTTTCCGAAGACCGGACCTATCTGGGCCGCGTCGAGGTCATCGCCCGGCTGCAGCTCGCCGAATTTCGCGCCCAGGCCGATCAACCCTCACCGGCGAGCGGCGATTTGCTGGTCGTGGCGCGCGATTGGTCGGGCGAAACGGTGACCTACCACGGTTTGCGGGAAAGCGCCGCCGTCGCGGCGGTCCGCGGGTTGGGTCCGGTGCTCGATCAAATGCCGGCCAGCCTGCCGAAAAAAGAACGCGTCATCGAAACGTTCGAGCAAAGCCTGGTCAATTCGCAGGCGCGCCTGTGGTTGGCTTTTCTGAAGGCGGAGGTCGATTTCCGACACTTTGCGCAGTGGAAGGCGCAAGGCGCTTTCACCGCGGGGGCGGAAGCGTTGCGCGGTGTCATCGCCCAGCAACGCCAGACGATGATGACCGATCAAACCGGCCAGGAACCGGCCGGCATCAAGGCCCTGCGGCGGTTGCGCGACGCCGAGGCGCAGACGCTGGGCAACGTGGCGCAGGCCGCGCAAACGCTGCAAGGCTACCTGTCGGCCTTCGCGACCGCCAAGGAAGACCGCCCCTTCGCGGGCTATGCGTTGGTTTACCTGGGCGAACTGGAAATGGACTTTCGCCAGAACTTCGCCGCCGCCTACCAGTATTTCATGCAGGCCGCCGACCGCTACGGCGACCTGCCGCAATACCCGTTGACCGATCAAGCCACGGTGGGCTTCAAGGAACATTGCTTACGCTGGGCGCAGCGCGCCCAACAGAGGATGTAACCATGATCGTCAATTGTCCGCATTGCGCCAAAACCGTGCAGGCCGAGGCCGCGGGATTTTATCGCTGTCCCTACTGCCAGCAGATTTTCGAAGTGCAATCGCCGGACGCCGCGCCGCCGGACGCGGCGACCGAGGCGGCGCCGCCTCCCTCCTCCGGTGAGACCGCGCCGGCCGACACCGCCTTGCCCCCCGCGGTCGAATCCGTCAGCCGGGAACCGCTGTGCGAACGCTGTCACGCCCGCCCCGCGCAAGGCCTGTGCCGGCAATGCGGCCAATTCGTCTGTTCGCTTTGCGCGCCGGCCGACGAATCGGGGCAGCCGGTTTGTCTGGCGCACCGGGAAGCCGCGCCGCCGCCCGTTGAGCCCACCCCGCTGGAGATGTTCACCGGCCTGCTCTCCAAGCCGGTGCGCACCATGGAACGGCTCGATCCGACCAGCCAAAAACTGGGCGCGCCGCTTTTGTACGCGGTGTCCTTCGCCATGTTCGGCATTCTCTGCTCGACGCTGCAACAATGGTGGCTGCAAAAAAGCCTACTGACCTGGCTCATGCCTTTGTTCAACACCCAGATCCCCGACCTGGATCTCACCAGTTCCAATTGGGAACTGGCGCTGACCGTTCTGGTTTCCCCGTTTTCGGCGGTGGTGGGCGTACTGTTTCAAGCCTTGTTCATGCATTTCGGACTGTGGATGATCCGCGCGGGCAAAAGCGGCCTGAACGCGACGCTCAAGGTCGTTTGTTACGCCCAGACCGGCTACGTGTTGAGCCTGATTCCGATCGTCGGGATTTTCGCCGCGTCGCTTTACAACCTGGTTCTCATCATCATCGGCTGCGCGAAAATCCACCGCGAAACTTACGGGCGCGTCATTCTGGCTTACCTGCTGCCGAGCGCCATCTGCTGCTGCCTGGCCTTCGCGTTCCTGCTGATCATTTTCTTCCTGGTCGGCACGGTCGCCGGCCTCGGCGGCCTGTTCGGCTCGACCGGCGGCTCGCCGGTTTGAGCGCCCGCCGATCCGCCGCCTCCGGCGGCGGACGATGATTCATTCGATTGCCTAATGACCCGATTTTGGTACGATGAACCCAACTCATCGAGGACGAAATCATGGACCACCAATGGAAAGGCCGGGCGCTGGGCGCGATCCTGTCGGAATCGTCGATGGTCACTCCCGGCGACATCGAACGGGCGCTGGAAGAACAAAAACGCAGCGGCCTGCGGATCGGCGAGGCGTTGATCAAGCTCGGCATCGTGACGCGCGACGACATCAATTGGGGCTTGTCGCACCAGTTGAACGTCCCCTTCGTGCGGTTGCAACCCGAGCTGATCGATCCGGAAGCCGCGCGGATCGTGCCGGCGGAAATGGCTCGGCGGCATCGCCTGGTGCCGTATCTGCTGATCGGTGACGAGTTGACCGTCGTCGTCGAGGATCCGACGAATCGCCGCGCGGCGGACGAATTGGAAAAGATCACCGGCAAGCATCTCATCATCGGCGTCGGCCTGCCGGAAGAAATATCCGCCTGCCTGGAAGCCGTCTATCGTCAGAACGCGGCCGAGCCGTTCGCGCCCGATCTGACCAGCTCGCTGTTTCCGCCCGAACGCGTCGCGGAACTGGCCGCCGACTCCTCGGGGCGCCTGTTGGTCGAAGCGTTGCTGCAAACGACGATCGAGCAGGACGCCGACAGCCTGGAATTCACTCCGCGCCACGATCGGGTCGAGGTGCTCCTGCGCCACGGCGCGGACGTCCGGCTCGCCGCCACCCTTAGCCTTTCCTGGATGCACGTCGTCGCCCGGCAGGTCAAACAACGAATCAATCGGCGCGAGGAACGGCACGAAACGCTGCTGGGCCTGTTGCCCTACCGCCATTTGGATCTGGAAACCCACTTCCAGGCGACGATCATCCGCACCGACGGCGGCGAGGCCATTTCGCTGGTCCGTCCGGCGCCGCCCTCGCTGCAAAAGGAAATCGGCCAATGCCGGCAAACCGCCGAGTCGGCCGATGCCTGGGCGCGGCTGCGCCAGGCGCGCGGCGGCTTGCTCGTCCTGGCCGGCGCCGATCCGGCCGCGCGCTGGGCGCTGGCCAGACAATGGGTCAAGGAACGAGGCGCCCTGGACCGCAAAGCCGTGTTTCTCGGCCGTTCGCTCGTGTTCACCGATGATCCGCTGTTGCGGATTCAACCGACTGATCTATCGGCCGATGCCTGGCAGCGCGCGTTGGAAACGGCTCAAGCCTATCAACCGGATTTGCTGATCGTCGAGGATCTGACCCGGGCGAACGTGCTGGGCGCGGCCGTTCGCCTCTCGCTCGACGGCACGCTCGTGCTGGGCGTCGTGCCGCTGGCCAATCCGCCGGCGACGATTGAATTTCTGCTCGAAAAAACCGAGAGCCGCGTCCTGTTGGCCGAGGCGCTAATCGGCCTGATCTGCCCCGCGCGGATCCCGCGGCCGGCGGCTCCGGCGACGTGCCTCTATTTGTCGGTCGTGTTGGCCGACGATTTGCCGGCCGGGTTGCTGAAATCGACGGCCCCCGTCGCGGATCTGGTCGCCGCCGTCCGCGAGTCGCTCCGTCGCCGGGCCGCCGCCGACCTGCGACAACCGCGGCTGGAAGGTCAAATCAGCCTGGATGACGTGATGACGATCCTGGGAGGCGAAAGCCATGGCGCAGCTTGATAAACTCTTCGAATTGATGATCCGCGAAAACGCTTCGGACTTGCACGTGATCGCCGGTTCGCCGCCGTATTTGCGCATCCACGGCGATTTGCGGCGGCTCGAAATGCAGCCGCTGTCGCACGAGCAAAACCTGGCGATGTTCTCCGAGTTGATGAACGAACGCAACAAAGAGGAATTCAAAAAGCGCCGCCAGGTGGATTTCGTCTATTCCTTCGGCAACGTCGCCCGTTTTCGCGCCAACGTGTTCATGCAGCGCAAGGGCGCCAGCGGCGCGTTCCGCATCATTCCAGCGAAAATCCTCTCGGCGCAGGACTTGCAGCTCCCGGAGGCGATCGTCAACCTGTGTAAGCTGCGCAAGGGGCTGGTGCTGGTGACGGGCCCGACCGGTTCCGGCAAGAGCACCACGCTGGCGGCGATGATCGATTCCATTAACCAGAGCCGCAAGGAACACATCCTGACCGTCGAGGATCCGATCGAATTCGTCCACCAGAATAAAAACTGCCTGGTCACCCAACGGCAGATCGGCGAAAACGTCGACAGTTTCGCCGACGCCCTGCGCGCCGCGTTGCGCGAGGACCCGGACATCATCTTGGTCGGCGAAATGCGCGACCTGGAAACCATTTCCCTGGCCATCACCGCGGCGGAAACGGGCCACCTGGTCTTCGGCACGTTGCACACCACGAGCGCGGCCAAAACCGTGGACCGGATCATCGACGCCTTCCCGACCAACCAGCAGGAACAAATCCGCACCATCCTTTCCGAAAGCCTGAAAGGCGTGATCGCCCAAGTGTTGATCCGCCGGGCCGACGGCGCGGGTCGGGTCGCCGCCTATGAAATTCTCCTGGGCGTGCCGGCTTT from the Myxococcales bacterium genome contains:
- the thiE gene encoding thiamine phosphate synthase; amino-acid sequence: MDKINRIEILNQSDLYPVISREFNAGRSSLEILDCVLAAGVKIVQLREKNLPMREKYELALAFRRKTSEAGVLFIVNDQIDLALAVDADGVHLGQNDFPLIPARRLAPELILGRSTHSTTQALEAERDGADYVNIGPIYATGTKPEHQVFLGPQIIAEIAPRLRIPFTVMGGIKETNLQPVLDAGARHIAVVTAVSQADDVTRAARCLRERILAAGRT
- a CDS encoding tyrosine--tRNA ligase translates to MELDLEKTLRVILSGIHEAVPEDALRKKVAKALAKGRPLRIKVGIDPTAPEVHIGHLVPYGKMRQLQDLGHVGVVVIGDYTAQIGDPTGRDATRQALTHEQVRVNAELYMKQLYTVLDPARTEVRYQTEWYGTFDLAKTLRLLQEVTLAQMLQHETFRVRYEQNKPLGLHELCYPVLQGYDSVAINADIEMGDPAQKFNILVGRDLMERQGMEPQVALLMPILLGTDGVEKMSKSLGNHVGVLMSPEDQFGRTMSIPDAVMENWYALFVGQSGEELAATKKQIAADPMGAKKLLAEKVVARFHGPAAAAAALEDFRRKFSERTLELENIPEARLDSFSPASVTNIVATSFQLSNSEVRRLVKQGGIKLDGDTLTDAEAPIDRPGVLKVGKKKWLRLLG
- a CDS encoding type IV pilus twitching motility protein PilT, with protein sequence MAQLDKLFELMIRENASDLHVIAGSPPYLRIHGDLRRLEMQPLSHEQNLAMFSELMNERNKEEFKKRRQVDFVYSFGNVARFRANVFMQRKGASGAFRIIPAKILSAQDLQLPEAIVNLCKLRKGLVLVTGPTGSGKSTTLAAMIDSINQSRKEHILTVEDPIEFVHQNKNCLVTQRQIGENVDSFADALRAALREDPDIILVGEMRDLETISLAITAAETGHLVFGTLHTTSAAKTVDRIIDAFPTNQQEQIRTILSESLKGVIAQVLIRRADGAGRVAAYEILLGVPALSNLIRDNKTFQIASLIQTQRASGMRLMDQSLQDLVKQRKINAADASEYAVDKKWLQAGGAPPNPA
- a CDS encoding DUF4398 domain-containing protein; translated protein: MIRRVVSIVLLCMVVAVVSLAMSGCAVEDQVKQAERALLSAKSVHADYLAPYEYASAEYYLQNAISELHESDFAAALTFATKSKSQAGLAEQKARTIHAAPMLPYSAREDQGAIAPVPPPPITPVPPKSPATPPVKTPSTPPAKTPTTPPAVTPPPPLTPPPPPAPPKVPPKKITDEYPLGEPTDLPPEDNQDSSDSSDSSDSSDSSGDSGQGGNQ
- a CDS encoding thiazole synthase, encoding MPAEHKPLTIAGVVFKSRLLVGTGKFANPELMAAAIAASGTELVTAALRRVDLQNPDDPTLSHLDLTRYRLLPNTSGARDAAEAVRLARLARAATGNNWIKLEVTPEPNYLLPDPVETLKAAEILVREGFVVLPYMNADPILARRLADAGCATVMPLAAPIGSARGVKTRELIEIIIEQATVPVVVDAGLGLPSHAAESIELGADAVLVNTAIAIAADPVQMALAFKLGVEAGERARLAGAADATQHARPSSPLTGFLRDGPQ
- a CDS encoding OmpA family protein — translated: MPRRIILLVSFVALVALLAAGCGTRAQLATQMEKYKADLAEIRAQGAPVCSPREYASAEAHLDFAHQEWSERDYIKCQDHLGIVKDQIDQSRKWLGNCVEQVPPDKDGDGVMDVDDKCPEVPGLKEFAGCPDTDGDGIPDAEDKCPQVAGVKEFGGCPDTDGDGIPDDVDKCPKEWGLKENDGCPKFIEVKDNEIVLKQKIHFATAKATINPDSFPILDEIAGVMKGNKTWNIRVEGHTDNRGSKALNQKLSQARADSCRDYLVQRGIEANRLTAVGYAFDQPIASNNTEVGREMNRRTEFKITSK
- the thiH gene encoding 2-iminoacetate synthase ThiH, with amino-acid sequence MSFAAFLDRLDWERIHAAQRAATPAQIAALLRKPRLDDADLPLLVSPAADELLEEAARTAAAVTAHRFGKVIQLYAPLYLSNVCTNDCAYCGFAASHRIERRTATVDEAVAEADVLWREGFRHILLVSGEAPRAFSADDLERAVRQIAPRFAGIGIEVFPMPLADYRRVEQAGVDNLTLYQETYDRALYARLHRGPKADFDKRLAAIELGGEAGFRGLGIGALLGLRDWRDESLTVLYHGRYLAKRFWQSRVAVSFPRLRPAAGAFAPLSPVTDRDLAQMIVATRLALPDAEIVVSTRERAELRDRLIPLGVTRMSAGSKTNVGGYQGAQPSGDQFAVNDERSPQEVVKAITAAGREAVWKDFDQAFRSGTT